A part of Bubalus bubalis isolate 160015118507 breed Murrah chromosome 6, NDDB_SH_1, whole genome shotgun sequence genomic DNA contains:
- the GPR88 gene encoding probable G-protein coupled receptor 88 → MTNSSTSTSSTTGGSLLLLCEEEESWAGRRIPVSLLYSGLAIGGTLANGMVIYLVSSFRKLQTTSNAFIVNGCAADLSVCALWMPQEAVLGLLPAGSAEPPGDWDGAGGSYRLLRGGLLGLGLTVSLLSHCLVALNRYLLITRAPATYQALYQRRHTAGMLALSWALALGLVLLLPPWAPRPGAAPPRVHYPALLAAGALLAQTALLLHCYLGIVRRVRVSVKRVSVLNFHLLHQLPGCAAAAAAFPGAQHAPGPGGAQLPAQAQPLPAALHPRRAQRRLSGLSVLLLCCVFLLATQPLVWVSLASGFSLPVPWGVQAASWLLCCALSALNPLLYTWRNEEFRRSVRSVLPGVGDAAAAAAAATAVPAVSQAQLGTRAAGQHW, encoded by the coding sequence ATGACCAACTCTTCCACGTCCACCTCCTCCACCACCGGGGGATCCTTGCTGCTGCTCTGCGAGGAAGAGGAGTCGTGGGCGGGCCGACGCATCCCCGTGTCCCTCCTGTACTCGGGCCTGGCCATTGGGGGCACGCTGGCCAACGGCATGGTCATCTATCTCGTGTCCTCCTTCCGAAAGCTTCAGACGACCAGCAACGCTTTCATCGTGAACGGTTGCGCCGCCGATCTCAGCGTCTGCGCCCTCTGGATGCCGCAGGAGGCGGTGCTCGGGCTCCTGCCCGCGGGCTCCGCTGAGCCCCCCGGGGACTGGGACGGCGCCGGGGGCAGCTACCGCCTGCTGCGGGGCGGGCTGCTGGGCCTCGGGCTCACCGTGTCCCTCTTGTCCCACTGCCTGGTGGCCCTGAACCGCTACCTGCTCATCACCCGGGCGCCCGCCACCTACCAGGCGCTGTACCAGCGGCGCCACACGGCGGGCATGCTGGCGCTGTCCTGGGCACTAGCCCTGGGCCTCGTGCTGCTGCTCCCGCCCTGGGCGCCGCGTCCGGGCGCCGCGCCCCCGCGCGTCCACTACCCGGCGCTGCTGGCCGCCGGGGCGCTGCTGGCGCAGACGGCGCTGCTGCTGCACTGCTACCTGGGCATCGTGCGCCGCGTGCGCGTCAGCGTCAAGCGGGTCAGCGTCCTCAACTTCCACCTGCTGCACCAGCTGCCCGgctgcgccgccgccgccgccgccttccCGGGCGCCCAGCACGCGCCGGGCCCGGGTGGTGCTCAGCTCCCGGCGCAGGCTCAGCCCCTGCCCGCGGCGTTGCACCCGCGGCGGGCGCAGCGGCGTCTCAGCGGCCTGTCAGTGCTGCTGCTCTGCTGCGTCTTCCTGCTGGCCACGCAGCCGCTGGTGTGGGTGAGCCTGGCCAGCGGCTTCTCGCTGCCCGTGCCCTGGGGCGTGCAGGCGGCCAGTTGGCTCCTGTGCTGTGCCCTGTCCGCGCTCAACCCGCTGCTCTACACGTGGAGGAACGAAGAGTTCCGCCGCTCCGTGCGCTCTGTCCTGCCTGGCGTCGGCGACGCGGCggccgctgctgccgccgccacGGCCGTGCCCGCGGTGTCCCAAGCTCAGCTGGGCACTCGCGCCGCCGGCCAGCACTGGTGA